In Micromonospora sp. WMMA1363, a genomic segment contains:
- the tgmC gene encoding ATP-grasp peptide maturase system methyltransferase, giving the protein MTLTVDYRQLRQHLVTRLHASGHLTSPTVAGAFASVPRHPFAPAVYDVDSRGQVGDVLHAARPDHHAAYLAAVYGDEAIVTQISADGRPTSSSTQPGVMAVMLEALDPQPGMTVLEIGTGTGYNAALLAHLVGDQAVTSVDIDPGLVTNAAAALDHAGYRPTLAAADGLSGYPPRAPYDRLIATCSVRRVPVAWLRQTNPGGLILANLSYGVVPLRVDDTGTGHGRFLPQIAAFIEARPADGPIGPTVADMVTRCMSGTGTTSPGSERDVELFTDPGGEFFWRLTGPSIYQCTLLPDGEEVHCLVDADTGSWARIHTQGPTVTVVQSGPRQLWHAVATACRRWADAGRPTHDHLVLQRRVVTYGGLSRLR; this is encoded by the coding sequence GTGACCCTCACCGTCGACTACCGGCAACTACGACAACACCTCGTCACCCGACTACACGCCTCGGGACATCTGACCAGCCCCACCGTCGCGGGCGCGTTCGCCTCGGTGCCCCGCCACCCGTTCGCCCCCGCCGTCTACGACGTCGACTCCCGAGGACAGGTCGGCGACGTGCTGCACGCCGCCCGACCAGACCACCACGCCGCCTACCTCGCTGCGGTGTACGGCGACGAGGCGATCGTTACTCAGATCAGCGCGGACGGGCGCCCGACCAGCTCATCCACCCAGCCTGGGGTGATGGCGGTGATGCTGGAGGCTCTCGACCCACAGCCCGGCATGACCGTGCTGGAGATCGGCACGGGCACCGGCTACAACGCCGCTCTCCTGGCGCACCTGGTCGGCGACCAGGCGGTCACCTCCGTGGACATAGACCCGGGCCTGGTCACCAACGCCGCCGCCGCTCTCGACCACGCCGGGTACCGGCCGACCCTGGCCGCCGCTGACGGCCTGTCCGGGTATCCGCCGCGGGCACCGTACGACCGGCTGATCGCGACGTGCTCGGTACGCAGAGTGCCGGTGGCGTGGCTGCGACAGACCAACCCCGGCGGCCTGATTCTGGCCAACCTGTCCTACGGGGTCGTGCCGCTGCGGGTCGACGACACCGGGACAGGCCACGGCCGGTTCCTACCGCAGATAGCCGCGTTCATCGAGGCCCGCCCCGCCGACGGACCGATCGGCCCGACCGTGGCAGACATGGTGACACGGTGCATGAGCGGCACAGGCACAACATCACCAGGCAGCGAACGCGACGTCGAACTGTTCACCGACCCGGGCGGCGAGTTCTTCTGGCGACTCACCGGACCAAGCATCTACCAATGCACCCTGCTACCCGACGGCGAAGAAGTCCACTGCCTCGTCGACGCCGACACCGGATCCTGGGCGCGAATCCACACCCAGGGACCGACCGTCACCGTCGTGCAGAGCGGACCACGCCAGCTCTGGCACGCAGTAGCCACAGCCTGCCGCCGCTGGGCTGACGCCGGCCGCCCCACCCACGACCACCTAGTACTGCAACGGCGGGTCGTGACTTATGGCGGTTTGAGTCGTTTGCGGTAG
- the tgmA gene encoding putative ATP-grasp-modified RiPP has product MSTFAPDRCLLPLYDATTEQGRATAARPFGLSLSARVGDGMPSVDLTGAYLDPVTQTVVGLDGAVVANKPQTTQKVTTNSKTSYDHQNFNDSTTDTYQD; this is encoded by the coding sequence GTGAGTACGTTCGCCCCGGACCGCTGCCTGTTGCCGTTGTACGACGCCACCACCGAGCAGGGACGGGCTACCGCTGCCCGTCCGTTCGGTCTGAGTCTGTCCGCCCGGGTAGGCGACGGGATGCCATCGGTTGACCTGACCGGCGCGTACCTGGACCCGGTGACGCAGACCGTGGTCGGCCTCGACGGCGCCGTTGTGGCCAACAAGCCGCAGACCACGCAGAAGGTCACCACGAACAGCAAAACCTCGTACGACCACCAGAACTTCAACGACTCCACCACGGACACCTACCAGGACTGA
- a CDS encoding helix-turn-helix transcriptional regulator — protein sequence MVDQQPTPGQRVERLRRAAGLSRERLAGLAGLSATTVKFIENGRRSLTLRAAQQLAPHLGVHDLGDLFGPQVSLSLDGRPSHPAVDDVRRALTTWQVIVSGEPESTDYLRGAIDSAWQTWHTSRHQRTEAGHLLPGLLEATQRATRLHRGEDRRTSLALLAQAYHLAQAFLAWHGDRELCWLAVDRGMTAALDADDPLAIAQSIWYVAHVLRATGRGGDALERLGEARALIEPHVTDGGVEWAEMLADLHLCSALTRARMGDQSAWSDWDTARRVVERALPDGFVGLRTRVSRPLVDVYAVMCAVDLGDPDEARRRAHALDPALIPSTERRGRHYVELARSADLEGAREATLHLLTKAEATSPETVRYSPAAQDMLARLTREAPASVRAEAVDLARRVGVAN from the coding sequence ATGGTTGATCAGCAACCCACCCCCGGCCAGCGCGTTGAACGGCTTCGTCGAGCAGCCGGCCTGTCCCGCGAACGCCTCGCCGGTCTCGCGGGACTCAGCGCAACCACCGTCAAGTTCATCGAGAACGGCAGGCGTTCACTGACCTTGAGGGCGGCGCAGCAACTCGCCCCGCACCTCGGCGTACACGACCTCGGCGACCTGTTCGGCCCTCAGGTGTCCCTGTCATTGGATGGCCGGCCCAGTCACCCCGCCGTTGACGACGTCCGTAGGGCGCTTACCACCTGGCAAGTCATCGTCAGTGGCGAACCCGAGTCCACTGACTACCTGCGTGGCGCGATCGACTCCGCCTGGCAGACGTGGCACACCAGCCGTCACCAGCGCACCGAAGCCGGTCACCTGCTACCGGGGCTGCTCGAGGCGACCCAACGCGCTACCAGATTGCACCGCGGCGAGGACCGGCGCACCTCACTGGCGCTGCTCGCCCAGGCATACCACCTTGCCCAGGCGTTCCTAGCATGGCACGGTGACCGCGAGCTGTGCTGGCTGGCCGTTGACCGGGGCATGACTGCCGCCCTAGACGCGGACGACCCGCTAGCGATCGCCCAGTCCATCTGGTATGTGGCACATGTCTTGCGTGCAACCGGCCGCGGCGGCGACGCCTTGGAGCGGCTGGGCGAGGCGCGAGCGTTGATCGAGCCCCACGTGACTGACGGCGGTGTCGAGTGGGCGGAGATGCTCGCCGATCTACACCTGTGCAGCGCCTTGACAAGGGCGCGAATGGGAGATCAGAGCGCGTGGTCCGACTGGGACACCGCTCGGCGCGTCGTCGAGCGGGCGCTGCCCGATGGGTTTGTCGGGCTACGCACCCGCGTATCCCGCCCGCTGGTTGACGTGTACGCGGTGATGTGTGCCGTAGACCTAGGCGACCCGGACGAGGCGCGGCGGCGCGCTCACGCTCTGGATCCCGCTCTGATTCCGTCAACCGAACGTCGCGGACGCCACTATGTGGAACTTGCCCGGTCGGCTGACCTTGAAGGGGCGCGTGAGGCGACCCTGCATCTGTTGACCAAGGCAGAGGCTACAAGCCCGGAAACCGTGCGGTACTCCCCGGCAGCGCAGGACATGCTGGCACGGTTGACACGAGAGGCACCGGCCTCTGTGAGGGCTGAAGCGGTGGACCTAGCCCGCCGCGTGGGCGTAGCCAACTAG
- the tgmB gene encoding ATP-grasp ribosomal peptide maturase, with protein MTILVLTEPRDVTADLVIAALHDGEARVHRVDTGDFPQSLAVAATLGGHGGWSGVLTDAHRLTGLEDITAVYYRRPSPFRFAGGLDDYERRWAAQEARMGFGGLLASLPVRWVNHPHHMASADYKPRQLAVAARCGLTTPETLITNDPETARSFVAAAPDGAIYKPFHVRPYLDADTGHLMALATTPVTAGQITDAVTGTAHLFQHQVPKDHELRVTLVGPRAFATRIDAHSDAARTDWRTDYDSLTYQPITLPDTLTEQLVSLTSALGLVFAAVDLIVTPDGDYVFLEVNPGGQWAWIEHHTGLPIAAAVAEYLETP; from the coding sequence GTGACGATCCTGGTGCTGACCGAGCCTCGCGACGTGACCGCTGACCTGGTCATCGCCGCTCTTCACGACGGTGAGGCGCGGGTGCACCGCGTCGACACCGGAGACTTTCCCCAGTCCCTCGCCGTGGCCGCCACCCTCGGCGGCCACGGCGGCTGGTCCGGTGTCCTCACCGACGCGCACCGGCTGACTGGTCTGGAGGACATCACCGCGGTCTACTACCGGCGGCCGAGCCCGTTCCGATTCGCCGGCGGTCTCGACGACTACGAACGGCGTTGGGCCGCGCAGGAGGCCCGGATGGGTTTCGGTGGTCTGCTGGCGTCGTTGCCGGTGCGGTGGGTCAACCATCCCCACCACATGGCGTCCGCGGACTACAAACCCCGGCAACTCGCTGTCGCCGCCCGCTGCGGCCTGACAACTCCCGAAACGTTGATCACCAACGATCCGGAGACGGCGCGGTCCTTCGTCGCTGCCGCCCCCGACGGGGCGATCTACAAACCGTTCCACGTGCGCCCCTACCTCGACGCCGACACCGGGCACCTGATGGCGTTGGCCACCACCCCCGTGACCGCCGGGCAGATCACCGACGCGGTCACCGGCACCGCCCACCTCTTCCAACACCAGGTGCCCAAGGACCACGAGCTACGCGTCACCCTCGTCGGACCCCGGGCGTTCGCCACCCGCATCGACGCGCATTCCGACGCCGCCCGCACCGACTGGCGCACCGACTACGACAGCCTGACCTACCAGCCGATCACCCTGCCCGACACGCTCACCGAACAGCTCGTGTCGCTGACATCCGCCCTCGGACTCGTATTCGCCGCGGTCGACCTGATCGTCACTCCAGACGGCGACTACGTGTTCTTGGAAGTGAACCCCGGCGGACAGTGGGCCTGGATCGAACACCACACGGGCCTGCCCATCGCCGCCGCTGTCGCCGAGTACCTGGAGACGCCGTGA